In Arthrobacter sp. MN05-02, the genomic stretch TCCGCTGCTCGCCATGACCTTCACCGCCAAGACGGCGATCGACCGGCACTACGAGGTCATGGAGTCCGAGAACACCATCACCGATCCCGCCGAGCCGGTTCACCTCGAGGCACCGAGGGGTGACGTCGTGTTCGACGCCGTCCACTTCCGCTACCCCGACGCGCAGGACGACACCGGTGACGTCCTGGACGGTATCGACCTCACGCTGCGGGCCGGTGAGACGATGGCACTGGTCGGCGTCACGGGCTGCGGCAAGAGCACCCTCCTCCAGCTCGTCCCCCGGCTCTACGACGTCACGGGCGGCAGTATCAGCATCGACGGTGTCGACCTCCGCGAGCTCACCCTCGCCGAGCTGCGCACCCTCGTGGCCGTCGCCTTCGAGGACACGACGCTCTTCTCGAACTCCGTCCGCGACAACGTCCTGATGGGCTCCGACACCACGGGCGCGGAGGCGGACCGGGTGCTCGCCGAGGCACTCGAGGTCGCCCAGGCGCAGTTCGCCCACGACCTGCCCGAGGGGCTCGACACGCTCATCGGCGAGGAGGGCCTCAGCCTGTCCGGTGGCCAGCGCCAGCGGATCGCCCTCGCCCGCGCCATCGCGGCCCGGCCCACGGTGCTGGTGCTCGACGATCCGCTCTCGGCGCTCGACGTCGCGACGGAGGAACGCGTCGAGGAGGGGCTGCGCGCCGTCCTCGGCTCCACCACGACGCTCATCGTCGCGCACCGGCCCTCGACGGTCGCGCTGGCGGACCGTGTGGCCCTGTTGCAGGACGGACGCATCACCGACGTCGGCACCCACTCGGAGCTGCTCGCGCGCAGCGACCACTACCGCTACGTCATCGCCAGCCTCGACGACGAGGAGATCGCGCAGCTCGGGCGTTCGGTCCAGTCCGAGCACGACGACGAGGAGGCACTGGCATGAGCCGCACCACGACGACACCCGGGGGCGATCCGCCCAGGGACGGGCAGGGCGCCACCTCCACCGGAGTGCTCAATGAGGACGACGTCCTCCTCGACCGGGCCCGGAGCAGATCGGTCCGCTCGAGGTCCTTCCGGCTGCTCGGGTCCCTGATCAGGCCGAACCGACGCCAGTTCGTCTGGACCGTGCTGCTGGTGGTCATCTCGCAGGCCGCCCGGGTGGCCGGCCCTGCCATCATCGCCTTCGGCATCGACCGGGCGCTGCCGGCCCTGATCGACGGCGACCCGCTCATGCTCTGGGTGGCCGGTGGCACCTACCTGCTCGCTGCAGTCCTCGCCTCCGTCCTCACGGCCGGTTACGTGCGGGCCACCGCGCAGCTCAGCCAGGCCATGCTGCTGGACCTCCGCGTGCGCGTGTTCCGCCACACCCAGCGGCTGAGCCTCGAGTTCCACGAGAAGTACACGTCGGGACGCATCATCTCGCGGCAGACCTCCGATCTCGAGGCGCTGCGCGAACTGCTCGACTCGGGCGTCAGCTCCCTCGCCTCGGGCGCCATCTTCATGCTGTTCACCGCGGCCACGATCTTCGCCCTCGACTGGCGGACGGGCTTCCTGATCCTGGCGGCCGCCGTCCCCATGTTCTTCCTGGCCCGCTGGTACCAGAGACACTCCCAGATCGCGTACCGGGAGTCCCGGGTGGTCTCGGCGAAGCTGATCGTCCACTTCATCGAGACCATGACCGGCATCCGCGCCGTCAAGGCCTTCCGCCGCGAAGCGGTCAACGGGAGGCGCTACGACGAACTGGCCGAGGACTATCGCAGGGTCACCGTCCGGTCCATCAACCTCAACGGCGTCTTCCAGCCCGGACTCGTGCTGA encodes the following:
- a CDS encoding ABC transporter, with the translated sequence MKNQNTLWESLGRLYPHVRPIIPRLLLGLLCALGASVMALAIPQVLRVLINDALAEEGSARTVWIASGVVLLLGVLEATFVALRRQFVIAPATTVETNMRTSFYRHLQDLTIEFHDRWGSGQLLSRAMSDLNLMRRWMAFGLIMLVVTSLTVVMGVVVMFLTSWALALIFVAAAVPLMVYGYRFRTSYSRVSRKSQDQAGDLATTVEESVHGIRVLKAFGRSREALEDFEEQAEELRRTEIFKAKSLANFSMVVTLLPELALGASLTVGVTLAASGDVSIGALVAFFATAAAVAGPVEFIGPLLAMTFTAKTAIDRHYEVMESENTITDPAEPVHLEAPRGDVVFDAVHFRYPDAQDDTGDVLDGIDLTLRAGETMALVGVTGCGKSTLLQLVPRLYDVTGGSISIDGVDLRELTLAELRTLVAVAFEDTTLFSNSVRDNVLMGSDTTGAEADRVLAEALEVAQAQFAHDLPEGLDTLIGEEGLSLSGGQRQRIALARAIAARPTVLVLDDPLSALDVATEERVEEGLRAVLGSTTTLIVAHRPSTVALADRVALLQDGRITDVGTHSELLARSDHYRYVIASLDDEEIAQLGRSVQSEHDDEEALA